One window of Flavobacterium dauae genomic DNA carries:
- a CDS encoding TolC family protein: protein MKSLYKLTFVAISTITLQSCIATKDYQKPQVWENASFNTTNVVKDSAVQNVMPWQQVFTDAALQQHIQTALDNNLDIRAAIENINQAQSYLAQGRAGYLPTFSVGANYTHSVNSINTQFGRILGQRQRLDQFDITGSLGWEADIWGKITSKKAAAEATYLQTVAAHQAVKTQLIAMVASGYYNLLALDAQKQVALKTIENRGKSLETNKALKDAGRVTEVAVKQTEAQMLNAQALLLDIENNIKVQENSLSILQGMFPHTIERSSFDTMQLNINTEEGISIETLNNRPDVLAAELGFRNAFELTNVAKASFYPTLKLTASGGLQSVDFEKLFDPTSFFASIVAGIAQPILNGRQIKTQYEISLSNQEKAFVNYKQTVLNASKEISDALYAIDTNEKKLVLKQKEAKAYTTAVNYSQELLNNGLANYLEVLTATESELNAQLNIITTQYNLWNANIQLYKAIGGGVE, encoded by the coding sequence ATGAAATCACTATATAAATTAACTTTTGTAGCAATTTCAACGATTACTTTACAGTCGTGTATTGCTACAAAAGATTATCAAAAACCGCAAGTTTGGGAAAACGCATCGTTTAATACCACCAATGTTGTAAAAGACAGTGCCGTGCAAAATGTTATGCCGTGGCAACAGGTTTTTACCGATGCCGCTTTGCAGCAGCATATCCAAACGGCGTTAGACAATAATCTGGATATTCGTGCCGCAATTGAAAACATCAATCAGGCACAATCTTATCTCGCACAGGGCAGGGCAGGGTATTTACCCACATTTAGTGTAGGTGCTAATTATACGCATTCGGTCAACTCTATAAACACGCAGTTTGGACGGATTCTTGGGCAACGCCAACGATTAGATCAGTTTGATATTACTGGAAGTTTAGGCTGGGAAGCTGATATTTGGGGTAAAATCACCAGCAAAAAAGCAGCTGCCGAAGCCACTTATTTGCAAACCGTAGCGGCACATCAGGCAGTAAAAACACAATTAATTGCTATGGTAGCGTCTGGTTATTACAATTTGTTGGCATTAGACGCCCAAAAACAAGTAGCTTTAAAAACGATTGAAAACCGTGGCAAAAGTTTAGAAACCAATAAAGCATTGAAAGATGCCGGAAGAGTAACCGAAGTTGCTGTGAAACAAACCGAAGCACAAATGTTGAATGCTCAGGCTTTATTGTTGGATATAGAAAACAACATCAAGGTTCAGGAAAATTCGTTGAGTATTTTACAGGGAATGTTTCCGCATACCATAGAACGTTCATCGTTTGATACTATGCAGTTGAACATCAATACAGAAGAAGGAATTTCAATTGAAACACTAAACAATCGCCCCGATGTACTGGCGGCTGAATTGGGCTTTAGAAATGCTTTTGAATTAACCAATGTTGCCAAAGCAAGTTTTTATCCTACATTAAAACTAACGGCAAGCGGCGGTTTGCAGTCGGTTGATTTTGAAAAATTGTTTGATCCTACATCGTTTTTTGCAAGTATTGTAGCCGGTATTGCACAGCCTATTTTAAACGGACGACAGATTAAAACCCAGTATGAAATCAGTCTATCAAATCAAGAAAAAGCTTTTGTAAACTACAAGCAAACCGTGCTAAATGCAAGCAAAGAAATTTCGGATGCGTTATATGCTATTGATACCAACGAAAAGAAATTGGTTTTAAAACAAAAAGAAGCCAAAGCTTATACAACTGCGGTTAACTATTCGCAAGAATTGCTAAACAATGGTTTGGCAAATTATCTAGAAGTGTTGACAGCTACTGAAAGCGAATTAAATGCACAGTTAAATATTATTACCACGCAATACAACTTATGGAATGCTAACATACAGTTGTACAAAGCAATAGGTGGCGGTGTAGAGTAA
- a CDS encoding efflux RND transporter permease subunit — protein MLKTFIERPVLSTVISTLIVILGVLGLTVLPVTQYPDIAPPTVQVAASYPGANAQTVLESVIVPIEEQINGVEGMDYITSTASNDGSASIQVIFKQGIDPDIAAVNVQNRVARATPLLPSEVTRSGVTTQKQQTSSLMFLSFYSENKNYDATYIQNYMNINVIPEIKRVNGVGDASVFGAKNYSMRIWLDPAKMAAYGLVPNDVTAAINEQSLEAAAGQLGENSGESFQYIIKYSGKYKTEAQYEDIVIKSLSNGQVLRLKDVADIELGAQTYGGYSELNGMPAVAMAIYQTPGSNAQDIINNIKAELKTIEKNLPEGIKCKINLDTNEFLEASIDKVVSTLIEAFILVFIVVYIFLQDLRSTLIPLIAVPVSIIGTFFFLNLFGFSLNLLTLFALVLAIGIVVDDAIVVVEAVHAKMEETGEDAPTATKKAMGEISGAIVSITLVMCAVFIPVTFITGPTGVFYKQFGVTLIVAIGISALNALTLSPALCALFLKQHGDKHGKKRNFVQRFFDAFNDAFTAMTNKYGRSFKFLFKHKWISIAILIACLGLTYFANKTMPAGFVPSEDRGFIMGNIELPAGASVDRVQKLEKEFSAQAEKIPGIESVTVISGRSIISGAGSNYGFLLIKMEGFDKRDTPDKAADAVIGQLFGLAGKNFPEAKMIFFQPPSIPGFGMSGGFELKLLDKSGGDLKDFDQTTQNYLNALMQRPEIMYAQTSFNTNYAQYEIKLDIVRAKQSGVSVSNIFSALQGYIGGNYVSDFTRFGKQYRVMLQSLPDDRKNISSLNGMFVRTATGAMAPLSQFVTLEKVYGPQSVNRFNLFTSANISGAPKPGYSSGDAIRAVQEVAQQKLSTNYGIDFTGLSREEINAGSQTILIFALCIVFVYFILAAQYESYMLPFAVILSLPTGIMGAFLSQKVAGLENNIYFQIALVMLVGLLAKNAILIVEFALQRRKHGETILQAAIDGAKARLRPILMTSFAFILGLMPLVFAGGVGYIGNRSIGTGAAFGLLIGTVLGVFVIPVLFVIFQAIQEKIKPMKFDQKAIEE, from the coding sequence ATGTTAAAAACTTTTATCGAAAGACCTGTATTATCTACAGTAATTTCTACTTTAATAGTCATTTTAGGTGTTTTGGGACTAACGGTTTTACCAGTTACCCAATATCCTGACATTGCACCACCAACAGTACAAGTGGCTGCTTCGTATCCCGGAGCCAACGCACAAACGGTACTTGAAAGTGTTATTGTACCTATAGAAGAACAAATCAATGGTGTAGAAGGAATGGATTACATTACCTCTACAGCCAGTAACGATGGTTCGGCTTCTATTCAGGTTATTTTTAAACAGGGAATTGATCCCGATATTGCGGCGGTAAACGTACAAAACCGTGTGGCACGTGCCACGCCTTTATTGCCAAGTGAAGTAACGCGTTCGGGTGTAACCACTCAAAAACAGCAAACTTCTTCATTGATGTTCTTGTCGTTTTATTCAGAGAATAAAAATTACGATGCTACTTATATCCAGAATTACATGAACATTAATGTAATTCCCGAAATTAAAAGGGTAAACGGTGTGGGAGATGCAAGTGTGTTTGGGGCAAAAAACTACTCGATGCGTATTTGGTTAGATCCCGCAAAAATGGCTGCCTATGGCTTGGTTCCTAACGATGTTACTGCGGCAATCAATGAACAATCATTAGAAGCTGCTGCCGGACAATTGGGTGAAAATTCAGGAGAGTCATTCCAGTACATCATCAAATACAGCGGTAAATACAAAACGGAAGCACAATATGAAGATATTGTGATAAAATCGTTAAGCAACGGACAGGTATTGCGTTTAAAAGATGTTGCCGATATTGAACTGGGTGCACAAACTTACGGAGGATATTCTGAATTAAACGGTATGCCTGCGGTAGCAATGGCTATTTATCAAACACCGGGTTCAAATGCACAAGACATCATCAATAACATTAAAGCAGAATTAAAAACTATTGAAAAAAATTTACCGGAAGGAATCAAATGTAAAATCAACTTAGATACCAATGAATTCTTAGAAGCGTCGATAGACAAGGTAGTTTCTACTTTGATAGAAGCTTTTATTCTGGTTTTTATTGTGGTTTATATTTTCTTGCAGGATCTTCGTTCTACGTTAATTCCGTTAATTGCAGTGCCTGTATCTATTATTGGTACGTTCTTTTTCCTTAACTTGTTTGGGTTTTCGTTAAACCTTTTAACCTTGTTTGCGTTAGTCCTCGCCATTGGTATTGTGGTTGACGATGCCATTGTGGTGGTAGAAGCCGTACACGCAAAAATGGAAGAAACCGGTGAAGATGCTCCCACAGCTACAAAAAAAGCAATGGGCGAAATTTCCGGAGCCATCGTTTCTATTACTCTGGTAATGTGTGCCGTGTTTATACCGGTAACATTCATTACCGGTCCCACGGGGGTTTTTTATAAGCAATTTGGTGTTACGTTAATTGTAGCTATTGGTATTTCTGCCTTAAACGCATTAACGTTAAGCCCCGCTTTGTGTGCATTGTTTTTAAAACAACACGGTGATAAACACGGAAAAAAACGCAATTTTGTGCAACGCTTTTTCGATGCTTTTAACGATGCCTTTACGGCAATGACCAATAAATACGGTCGATCATTTAAATTTTTGTTTAAACACAAATGGATTTCTATTGCTATTTTAATTGCTTGTTTAGGATTAACGTATTTTGCAAATAAAACAATGCCGGCAGGTTTTGTACCAAGTGAAGACCGTGGTTTTATTATGGGTAATATCGAATTACCGGCAGGGGCTTCGGTTGACCGTGTACAAAAATTAGAGAAAGAATTTTCGGCACAGGCAGAAAAAATTCCGGGAATAGAATCGGTAACGGTTATTTCAGGTCGAAGCATTATCTCGGGAGCGGGTTCAAATTACGGGTTTTTACTGATAAAAATGGAAGGTTTCGATAAACGGGATACGCCAGATAAAGCAGCCGATGCGGTAATTGGACAATTGTTTGGTTTGGCAGGAAAGAACTTCCCCGAAGCTAAAATGATTTTCTTCCAGCCGCCAAGTATCCCAGGATTTGGTATGTCGGGTGGTTTTGAATTAAAATTGTTAGATAAATCGGGTGGCGATTTAAAAGATTTCGATCAAACCACGCAAAATTACCTAAATGCGTTAATGCAGCGACCAGAAATTATGTATGCACAAACGTCGTTCAACACCAATTACGCACAATATGAAATTAAGCTGGATATTGTTCGTGCAAAGCAATCGGGTGTTTCGGTAAGTAACATCTTCTCGGCATTGCAAGGATATATCGGCGGAAATTACGTAAGCGATTTTACCCGATTTGGTAAACAATACCGTGTAATGTTACAATCGTTACCAGACGACCGTAAAAACATATCAAGCCTTAACGGAATGTTTGTTCGCACGGCAACCGGAGCTATGGCACCTTTAAGTCAGTTTGTAACCTTAGAAAAAGTATATGGTCCACAATCGGTCAACCGTTTTAACTTGTTTACATCAGCAAATATTTCCGGAGCTCCAAAACCGGGTTATTCGTCAGGTGATGCCATTAGAGCCGTTCAGGAAGTAGCACAGCAAAAGCTATCTACCAATTACGGTATCGATTTTACAGGATTGTCTCGTGAAGAAATTAATGCCGGATCGCAAACCATCTTAATCTTTGCATTGTGTATTGTGTTTGTATATTTTATCTTGGCAGCCCAGTATGAAAGTTATATGTTGCCATTTGCGGTAATCTTATCATTGCCAACGGGTATTATGGGAGCTTTTTTATCGCAAAAAGTGGCAGGTTTAGAAAATAATATCTATTTCCAAATTGCACTGGTTATGCTCGTGGGACTGCTCGCCAAGAATGCCATCTTAATTGTTGAGTTTGCCTTACAGCGAAGAAAGCACGGCGAAACTATTTTACAGGCAGCTATTGACGGAGCCAAAGCACGTTTACGACCTATTTTAATGACATCGTTCGCATTTATTTTAGGATTGATGCCATTGGTTTTCGCCGGTGGGGTTGGTTATATAGGAAACCGTTCTATTGGTACAGGTGCAGCGTTTGGTTTGTTGATAGGAACTGTTTTAGGGGTTTTTGTTATACCTGTGTTGTTTGTAATTTTTCAGGCAATACAAGAAAAAATAAAACCGATGAAATTTGATCAAAAAGCAATAGAAGAATAA
- the cls gene encoding cardiolipin synthase — translation MENLHIIWEFIVEWYWIPLALINATAFITILVENGKPEKTIAWLMVIVFLPFIGVVLYYFFGQKFQKEKYFKKLDYRYKQKLEERWIDLEPFITNEIKLTDRYDSHLNDAFEYLVNTRNSIPTSNNNALLLINGEEKFKHLLTDLKNAQHHIHLEYYIFDEDVIGSEILDLLVEKAQQNVEVRLIIDDFGSSKLAKRQKYYEEKGLQFEIFLPVRFSSLANSNYRNHRKIIVIDGTIGYVGGINISDKYINPNNFNLYWRDTSIRFEGDSVKMLQAQFWLHWQSISANTFTLTQNYLPPFKKSITKKMPVTFAFSSPGNTPPHVMESMILSISAAQKSIQLCTPYFIPTDSFKTALLIAVSKGVDVSLMISAKGDSAVVQAASLSFLKPFVQRGMKVFLYEKGFIHAKTICIDGLLSYIGTTNLDSRSFLINFELSAVILDENIAQQLTEQFKEDVLSSKLFTTETWQNEKWYYKAFASICRLLAPLL, via the coding sequence ATGGAAAACTTACACATAATCTGGGAGTTTATTGTAGAATGGTATTGGATTCCTTTAGCATTGATAAACGCTACGGCTTTTATTACCATTTTGGTAGAAAACGGAAAGCCCGAAAAAACCATTGCCTGGTTAATGGTTATTGTGTTTTTGCCGTTTATAGGTGTCGTTTTATATTACTTTTTTGGTCAGAAATTTCAAAAAGAAAAATATTTTAAAAAGTTAGATTACAGGTACAAACAAAAATTAGAAGAACGCTGGATTGATTTAGAACCTTTTATTACCAATGAAATTAAATTAACCGACAGGTACGATTCGCATTTAAACGATGCCTTTGAATATCTGGTAAATACCCGCAATTCCATTCCCACATCAAATAACAATGCGTTACTTCTAATAAACGGTGAAGAAAAATTCAAGCATTTGCTTACCGACCTTAAAAATGCCCAACACCATATTCATTTAGAATATTATATTTTTGACGAAGACGTTATTGGCTCAGAAATTTTGGATCTTTTAGTTGAAAAAGCACAACAAAATGTTGAAGTGCGCTTAATTATTGATGATTTTGGTTCTTCAAAGCTGGCAAAACGTCAAAAATACTACGAGGAAAAAGGCTTACAGTTTGAAATTTTTCTACCGGTTCGTTTCTCTTCGCTGGCAAACAGTAATTACCGAAACCACCGAAAAATAATTGTGATAGATGGAACGATTGGTTATGTTGGCGGTATCAATATTTCTGACAAATACATCAATCCAAATAATTTTAATTTGTACTGGCGCGATACTTCGATACGATTTGAAGGCGATTCGGTTAAAATGTTGCAGGCCCAGTTTTGGCTGCATTGGCAAAGTATTTCGGCGAATACTTTTACACTTACACAGAATTATTTACCGCCGTTTAAAAAAAGTATTACAAAAAAAATGCCGGTTACGTTTGCTTTTTCATCTCCCGGAAACACCCCTCCACATGTAATGGAATCGATGATTTTAAGTATTTCGGCTGCCCAGAAAAGCATTCAGTTGTGCACCCCCTACTTTATTCCGACAGATTCTTTTAAAACCGCTTTGCTCATTGCTGTTTCAAAAGGAGTTGACGTGTCGCTGATGATTTCTGCTAAAGGTGATTCAGCGGTGGTTCAGGCGGCTTCGTTATCGTTTTTAAAACCGTTTGTACAACGCGGAATGAAGGTTTTTTTGTACGAAAAAGGATTTATACACGCCAAAACCATTTGCATTGACGGATTGTTAAGCTACATTGGAACAACCAATTTAGACTCAAGAAGTTTTTTAATCAACTTTGAATTATCAGCTGTTATTTTAGACGAAAACATTGCCCAGCAGTTAACTGAACAATTTAAAGAAGACGTTTTATCAAGTAAGCTTTTTACCACTGAAACCTGGCAAAACGAAAAATGGTATTATAAAGCATTTGCATCTATTTGCAGGCTGTTGGCACCTTTGTTGTAA
- a CDS encoding GbsR/MarR family transcriptional regulator, whose protein sequence is MMPDILELDLFKEVATHYEVFYKLPPLTARIYALFVFNNCKEGLTFDDVLETFQASKSSVSCSINSLIELNFIEQFKKDCERKRYFRVKKNLFLIRMEDVYKRLIREKTITQKLRAYRKIQGNELFKQEEVDVYISHLDNVTESIEKTIQNLKLHIKDK, encoded by the coding sequence ATGATGCCAGATATTTTAGAGTTGGATCTGTTTAAGGAAGTAGCCACGCATTACGAAGTATTCTATAAATTACCACCATTAACAGCCCGTATTTACGCACTATTTGTATTTAATAACTGCAAAGAAGGGTTGACATTCGACGATGTTTTAGAAACATTTCAGGCAAGTAAAAGCTCTGTTTCGTGCAGTATTAATTCGCTGATAGAACTTAATTTTATTGAACAATTTAAAAAAGATTGTGAACGCAAACGTTATTTCAGGGTAAAAAAGAATTTGTTCCTTATCCGTATGGAAGACGTTTACAAACGTTTGATTCGCGAGAAAACCATAACCCAAAAATTAAGAGCATATAGAAAAATACAAGGGAACGAATTATTTAAACAAGAAGAAGTAGATGTTTACATTTCGCATTTGGACAATGTAACAGAATCAATAGAGAAAACAATTCAAAACTTAAAACTCCATATTAAAGACAAATGA
- a CDS encoding bifunctional UDP-N-acetylmuramoyl-tripeptide:D-alanyl-D-alanine ligase/alanine racemase, whose amino-acid sequence MKIKTSILSNVLQTTTSLQEKELTILDISIDSRSLRNTENTLFFALKGTNHNAHNYLVDLYAKGVRYFVVSQNVSLPDNAIVFMVEDTLKALQHFVAFYRKKYTFPVIGVTGSNGKTIVKEWLNQLLVPFYNIIKSPKSYNSQVGVPLSVIAINDEHNLGIFEAGISKPGEMDRLEKIIRPTIGILTNIGPAHNEGFSTKEEKLQEKLKLFKNSEVLISEKTDLIAVYKPENTQWFTWSFNEVANVQFKKIDAVLKVNFEEKEFSVHLPFTDLASVENIATCITTLLFLKVDTNYIVKAIPQLQTVQMRLQVKKGINDCLLIDDSYSSDYQSLKIALDFLEQQKTHQQKTVILSDIFQSGFTPEVLYQKVAQLLNQNHVTRVIGIGNKIGTHLTNVPQFQSYPDTETFLNDFNLRSFRSETILIKGSRSFQFEKIVAELEEKTHETVLEINLDAISHNLNFYKAKLKPTTKIMVMVKAFGYGNGSYEIAKLLAHHQVSYLGVAFADEGVELRKAGIKIPIIVMNPENSAFSTMIAYNLEPEIYNLDELNTFLQIAENQNLYNYPIHLKLNTGMNRLGFVEKDFDELIHILKQTNLVEVASMFSHLATSDMPEEKDFTLQQIQLFQKWSANIKRQLNINPILHILNTSGIYNFVEYQMDMVRIGIGLYGVGNDTTENAQLQNVATLKTVVLQINNVEKDITVGYGRRFKTEKKSKIATIAIGYADGIRRSYGNGKGCVLVNNQKAFIVGTICMDMLMIDVTDIDVKIGDEVIVFGNNLRITEIAKIWETIPYEVMTAISQRVKRIFYKE is encoded by the coding sequence ATGAAAATTAAAACAAGCATTTTAAGCAACGTTTTACAAACCACCACTTCGTTACAAGAAAAAGAACTTACAATTTTGGATATTTCGATTGATTCCCGATCATTGCGTAATACCGAAAACACCTTGTTTTTTGCATTAAAAGGAACAAACCATAACGCACACAATTATTTAGTTGATTTATATGCAAAAGGCGTGCGGTATTTTGTGGTTTCACAAAATGTTTCTTTACCTGACAATGCCATTGTTTTTATGGTAGAAGATACCTTAAAAGCGTTGCAACATTTTGTGGCTTTTTACAGAAAAAAATATACGTTTCCGGTAATAGGAGTTACAGGTAGCAACGGAAAAACCATTGTAAAAGAATGGCTAAACCAGTTGCTTGTGCCTTTTTACAACATTATTAAAAGTCCAAAAAGTTATAATTCGCAGGTTGGTGTACCGCTTTCTGTTATTGCAATTAACGATGAACATAATCTGGGGATTTTTGAAGCCGGAATTTCAAAACCCGGTGAAATGGATCGTCTTGAAAAAATCATCCGTCCAACAATTGGGATTTTAACTAATATTGGTCCGGCACATAACGAAGGTTTTTCTACCAAAGAAGAAAAGTTACAGGAAAAATTAAAGCTATTTAAAAATTCAGAGGTTTTAATCAGTGAAAAAACCGATTTAATTGCTGTATATAAACCCGAAAATACGCAATGGTTTACCTGGAGTTTTAACGAAGTTGCAAATGTGCAGTTTAAAAAGATCGATGCCGTTTTAAAAGTAAATTTTGAAGAGAAAGAATTTTCTGTCCATTTACCTTTTACCGATTTAGCATCCGTAGAAAATATTGCCACGTGTATTACAACGTTATTGTTTTTAAAAGTTGATACAAATTATATTGTAAAAGCCATTCCGCAACTGCAAACCGTACAAATGCGTTTACAGGTAAAAAAAGGAATTAACGATTGTTTGTTGATTGACGATAGTTACAGCAGCGATTATCAGTCGTTAAAAATTGCACTCGATTTTTTAGAACAGCAAAAAACACATCAACAAAAAACCGTTATTTTATCGGATATTTTTCAAAGCGGCTTTACACCCGAAGTGCTGTATCAAAAAGTAGCACAACTTTTAAATCAAAATCATGTTACGCGTGTAATTGGTATCGGAAATAAAATCGGAACACATTTAACCAATGTTCCCCAGTTTCAAAGTTACCCGGATACCGAAACATTTTTGAACGATTTTAATTTAAGATCTTTCCGCAGCGAAACCATTTTAATTAAAGGATCGCGCAGTTTTCAGTTCGAAAAAATTGTTGCCGAATTAGAAGAAAAAACACACGAAACCGTTTTAGAAATAAATTTAGATGCCATTAGTCACAACCTTAATTTCTATAAAGCGAAACTAAAACCTACAACTAAGATAATGGTTATGGTTAAGGCTTTTGGATATGGAAACGGCAGTTACGAAATTGCAAAATTGCTGGCACATCATCAGGTATCGTATTTGGGCGTTGCCTTTGCCGATGAAGGTGTGGAATTGCGAAAAGCCGGAATAAAAATCCCGATAATTGTGATGAATCCCGAAAATTCGGCGTTTTCTACCATGATTGCTTATAATTTAGAACCCGAAATTTATAATCTTGACGAACTGAATACTTTTTTACAGATAGCAGAAAATCAGAATTTGTATAATTACCCAATCCATTTAAAACTGAACACGGGTATGAACCGTTTAGGTTTTGTAGAAAAAGATTTTGATGAATTGATACATATTTTAAAACAGACAAATCTGGTAGAAGTTGCAAGTATGTTTTCGCATTTGGCAACAAGCGATATGCCCGAAGAAAAAGATTTTACCTTACAACAGATTCAACTATTTCAAAAATGGTCGGCTAATATAAAAAGGCAGTTAAATATCAATCCTATTTTGCATATTTTAAACACATCGGGCATTTATAATTTTGTTGAATATCAAATGGATATGGTTCGTATAGGTATTGGTTTGTATGGAGTAGGGAACGATACAACCGAAAATGCACAACTGCAAAATGTAGCCACTTTAAAAACGGTTGTTTTGCAGATTAACAATGTAGAAAAGGATATAACAGTTGGCTACGGACGCCGATTTAAAACCGAAAAAAAGAGCAAAATTGCCACAATTGCTATTGGTTATGCCGATGGTATTCGCAGAAGTTACGGCAACGGAAAAGGTTGTGTTTTAGTGAATAATCAAAAAGCATTTATAGTAGGAACAATTTGTATGGATATGTTAATGATTGATGTTACCGATATTGATGTTAAAATAGGCGATGAGGTAATTGTTTTTGGAAACAATTTGCGCATTACCGAAATAGCGAAGATCTGGGAAACCATTCCGTACGAAGTTATGACGGCAATTTCGCAAAGAGTTAAGCGAATTTTTTATAAAGAATAA
- the mscL gene encoding large conductance mechanosensitive channel protein MscL yields MGFLKEFKEFAVKGNVMDLAIGVIIGGAFGKIVDSVVKDLVMPLISAIIGSPDFSNMYMVLKDPASGIKEGMALADARAVENAVVFAYGNFITVAINFILLAFAVFLMVKGINRLKRKEEVAPAAPAGPTQEELLAEIRDLLKKQ; encoded by the coding sequence ATGGGATTTTTAAAAGAATTTAAAGAATTTGCCGTTAAAGGCAACGTAATGGATCTTGCAATAGGGGTAATCATTGGTGGTGCTTTTGGTAAAATTGTTGACAGCGTGGTAAAAGATCTTGTAATGCCATTAATTTCGGCAATTATTGGCTCGCCAGACTTTAGCAACATGTACATGGTTTTAAAAGATCCGGCAAGCGGAATTAAAGAAGGCATGGCATTAGCAGACGCACGCGCGGTTGAAAATGCTGTTGTTTTTGCTTATGGTAACTTTATTACTGTGGCTATTAATTTTATTTTGTTGGCTTTTGCAGTTTTTTTAATGGTTAAAGGAATTAACAGATTAAAAAGAAAAGAAGAAGTTGCTCCGGCAGCTCCTGCGGGACCAACACAAGAAGAATTGCTGGCAGAAATTCGCGATTTGTTGAAAAAGCAATAA
- a CDS encoding efflux RND transporter periplasmic adaptor subunit, translated as MKNTIQNFLMIAVTVSVIGCSKKQEAPQAPPPALDVVAATTKDVVGFTLFPATIQGKINNDVRAKIQGYIQEVYVHEGQVVSKGQPLFKLEANTLAETASAAKSGISVAQANVNVAQVEVDKLIPLVQKNIISNVQLETAKANLASAKSALAQAKANYGSASANVDYSVVRAPISGIVGQLPLKKGSLVGPTDQIALTTIADISSVYAYFSMNEKEYFQFLNETEGTSLAEKIKNLPEVELQLADGSIYSEKGKIETVSGQIDAATGTVQFRVAFTNPNKLLSNGNSGTIRLPKQYVDALVVPEVASYEQQGKINVYKVVNDTAVSTVINVVDRVNNMIIIKEDKDSLIKKGDLIIVSGVGSLRNKAAVKPKTANFDTIVNAIKPVF; from the coding sequence ATGAAAAATACCATTCAGAATTTTTTAATGATAGCGGTAACCGTATCGGTAATAGGTTGTTCTAAAAAACAAGAAGCTCCGCAGGCACCGCCTCCGGCATTAGATGTTGTTGCAGCAACTACCAAAGATGTGGTTGGCTTTACCTTATTTCCGGCTACTATTCAAGGAAAAATAAATAACGATGTTCGTGCCAAAATTCAAGGATATATACAAGAAGTTTATGTACACGAGGGTCAAGTAGTAAGCAAAGGACAACCTTTGTTTAAGTTAGAGGCTAACACGTTGGCAGAAACGGCGAGTGCAGCAAAATCAGGTATTTCGGTAGCACAGGCAAATGTAAACGTAGCACAGGTTGAGGTTGATAAACTAATACCTTTGGTACAGAAAAACATTATTAGCAATGTGCAGTTAGAAACCGCAAAAGCAAATCTGGCATCAGCCAAAAGTGCGCTGGCACAGGCAAAAGCAAACTATGGTTCGGCAAGTGCTAATGTTGATTATTCGGTGGTTCGTGCACCAATCAGTGGAATCGTTGGTCAATTACCTTTGAAAAAAGGAAGCTTGGTTGGTCCAACAGATCAAATAGCATTAACAACAATTGCCGATATTAGTTCGGTATATGCGTATTTTTCAATGAACGAAAAAGAATACTTTCAGTTTTTGAACGAAACAGAAGGAACATCGTTAGCAGAAAAAATTAAAAACCTTCCGGAAGTAGAATTACAATTGGCAGACGGAAGCATTTATTCTGAAAAAGGTAAAATAGAAACGGTTTCAGGTCAGATTGACGCTGCTACAGGAACGGTTCAATTCCGCGTGGCTTTTACAAATCCTAATAAATTGTTAAGCAACGGAAACAGCGGAACCATTCGTTTACCTAAACAATATGTTGATGCGTTGGTAGTGCCAGAAGTAGCATCTTACGAACAACAAGGAAAAATCAACGTTTACAAGGTGGTGAACGATACAGCAGTTTCAACGGTGATTAATGTGGTTGACCGTGTTAATAATATGATCATTATAAAAGAAGATAAAGACAGTTTAATTAAAAAAGGCGATTTAATTATTGTAAGCGGCGTTGGATCATTGAGAAACAAAGCTGCGGTTAAACCTAAAACTGCAAATTTCGATACGATTGTTAATGCTATAAAACCGGTTTTTTAA